A single region of the Salmo salar chromosome ssa16, Ssal_v3.1, whole genome shotgun sequence genome encodes:
- the arid3a gene encoding AT-rich interactive domain-containing protein 3A — translation MKLQAVMENLHRQQRAKLLMELEQQQLQQDGAPQGHGRTTAGVGDQLMGSPAPESVHAQMAALAAMRAVAAGLQRASDSPMSERSSGGEDEEEEDDDEEEEGEQYKDMMGSEEEEMIKQKWDEEDFAGEMEEDYEDELVDEGLPTGREALALLLPHRQLHAHSQLLNQARPRTGTRPDQEPRVAILPPHGSHSQLGGQDHGDWTYEEQFRQLYELDGDPKRKEFLDDLFSFMQKRGTPVNRIPIMAKQVLDLYMLYQLVTEKGGLVEVINKKLWREITKGLNLPTSITSAAFTLRTQYMKYLYPYECDKRSLSNPNELQAAIDCNRREGRRQSFGSSLFTYSPNGTPTMLSSPKMSMQNMGMNVATNGGHSLTPIPKIKKEEEGGQPVSSLGFMSRHPLVGNSAVAVQAAAAQLAALEQLRDRLEAGEPPEKKIALPAEKHQRLLQRALQHNLLARTTQMPMNIRINNQDGRQDSALNLTTNGMSSISMSVELNGVMYTGVLFAQAAGSASSGPSGSSSNNKAPGGHSGS, via the exons ATGAAGCTTCAAGCCGTGATGGAGAACCTGCACAGGCAGCAGAGGGCCAAATTGCTGATGGAACTGGAGCAACAGCAGCTGCAGCAGGACGGCGCTCCGCAGGGTCACGGCCGGACCACCGCTGGCGTTGGGGACCAGCTGATGGGAAGCCCCGCCCCGGAGTCAGTGCACGCCCAGATGGCGGCCCTGGCAGCCATGAGGGCGGTGGCGGCCGGGCTGCAGAGGGCCTCAGACAGCCCCATGTCAGAGCGCAGCAGCGGGGGAGAGGacgaggaagaagaggatgatgacgaggaggaggaaggggagcagTACAAAGATATGATGGGCTCTGAGGAAGAGGAGATGAT AAAGCAGAAGTGGGATGAGGAGGACTTTgcgggggagatggaggaggactaTGAGGACGAGCTGGTGGACGAGGGGCTTCCCACGGGCCGGGAGGCGCTGGCCTTGCTGCTGCCCCACCGCCAGCTGCACGCCCATTCCCAGCTGCTGAATCAGGCCCGGCCCCGCACCGGGACCCGCCCAGACCAGGAGCCCAGAGTGGCCATCCTCCCCCCACACGGATCCCACAGCCAGCTGGGCGGCCAGGACCACGGAGACTGGACATACGAAGAGCAGTTTAGACAG ctctaCGAACTAGATGGAGACCCAAAGAGAAAAGAGTTCCTGGATGACCTATTCAGCTTCATGCAAAAGAGAG GAACCCCTGTGAACAGGATCCCCATCATGGCCAAGCAGGTCCTAGACCTGTACATGCTGTACCAGCTGGTGACAGAGAAGGGAGGCCTGGTGGAGGTCATCAACaagaagctgtggagagagatcaCTAAAGGACTCAACCTGCCTACCTCAATTACCAGTGCAGCCTTTACTCTCAGGAcaca GTACATGAAGTACCTGTATCCATACGAATGTGACAAGAGGAGCCTCAGCAACCCCAACGAGCTCCAGGCAGCTATCGACTGTAACCGACGGGAGGGCCGCCGGCAGAGCTTTGGCAGCTCCCTCTTCACCTACTCCCCCAATGGGACCCCCACCATGCTGTCCTCTCCCAAGATGTCCATGCAGAACATGGGGATGAACGTGGCCACCAACGGAGGCCACTCTCTCACTCCCATCCCAAAAATCAAGAAAG AAGAGGAGGGTGGCCAGCCTGTGTCCAGCTTGGGCTTCATGTCCAGGCACCCTCTGGTTGGTAATTCGGCGGTGGCGGTGCAGGCAGCAGCGGCCCAGTTAGCGGCTCTAGAGCAGCTGAGGGACAGACTGGAGGCAGGCGAGCCCCCGGAGAAGAAGATTGCCCTACCAGCTGAGAAGCACCAGCGGCTGCTGCAGAGAGCGCTGCAGCACAATCTGCTGGCCAGGACTACCCAGATGCCCATGAACATCCGCATCAACAACCAAG ATGGCCGACAGGACTCAGCTCTCAATCTCACAACTAATGGCATGAGCAGCATCAGTATGTCAGTGGAACTCAATGGAGTCATGTACACCG